From a region of the Cucumis sativus cultivar 9930 chromosome 6, Cucumber_9930_V3, whole genome shotgun sequence genome:
- the LOC101221933 gene encoding zinc finger CCCH domain-containing protein 3: MPDNLQVQRNDVPNQSPDISEALWRLEISDNQDGGDAAESSPYPDRPGEPDCLYYMRTGSCSYGSNCRFNHPVYVGQGALYNGELPERIGQPDCEYFLKTGTCKYGGSCKYHHPRDRRGAGPVTFNILGLPMRQEEKSCPYYLRTGSCKFGVSCKFNHPQPSPVGNMLPQARPGALGSGGTPFMPSSGVPYPAWSMPRVQYMPGPCVQGQQSYVPVLVSPSQGAIAAQDWNTYVSNVNPILPNLGYNNINLEDSYSNGQLALSTSTPTLPDRPDQPECRYFMNNGTCKYGSDCKFHHPKQRIAQSATNALGLPSRPGQAICSYYNMYGLCKYGPSCKFDHPSPTYPYNYGFTLPLLDSSIIKYPSNNFTMSSHETLPGTVSKSSEWVQKADPSNNKRRTTDSKVIIDSTGEEATSVSCSLPGGSESLQDQ, encoded by the exons ATGCCAGATAATCTGCAAGTTCAGAGGAATGATGTTCCTAACCAATCCCCTG ATATCTCAGAGGCGCTTTGGCGGTTGGAAATCAGTGATAATCAAGATGGAGGTGATGCGGCCGAATCAAGCCCTTACCCCGATCGACCTGGCGAACCAGATTGCTTATATTATATGAGGACTGGGTCTTGTAGCTATGGAAGTAATTGTCGATTCAATCATCCTGTTTACGTTGGTCAG GGTGCTCTGTATAATGGGGAACTTCCAGAAAGAATTGGGCAACCCGACTGTGAG TATTTTCTGAAGACAGGGACCTGTAAATATGGAGGGTCATGTAAGTATCATCATCCAAGAGATAGGCGTGGAGCTGGGCCTGttacatttaatattttaggcCTTCCCATGAGACAG GAAGAAAAGTCGTGCCCTTATTATTTGCGTACTGGATCGTGTAAATTTGGAGTTTCGTGTAAGTTCAATCATCCTCAGCCATCACCAGTTGGAAATATGTTACCTCAAGCTAGACCTGGTGCTTTGGGTTCTGGAGGCACTCCATTCATGCCTTCATCTGGTGTGCCATATCCTGCTTGGTCCATGCCTAGAGTACAATATATGCCTGGTCCATGTGTACAAGGCCAACAATCTTATGTGCCTGTCTTGGTTTCTCCATCACAGGGTGCTATAGCTGCTCAAGACTGGAACACTTACGTG AGCAATGTCAATCCTATTCTTCCGAATCTTGGTTACAACAATATCAATTTGGAGGACTCATATTCTAATGGGCAGTTGGCTTTATCAACATCAACTCCAACACTACCTGATCGACCTGATCAACCAGAATGTCGTTATTTCATGAACAATGGCACATGCAAATATGGTTCTGATTGCAAGTTTCATCATCCGAAACAAAGAATTGCACAATCAGCAACGAATGCGCTCGGACTTCCTTCAAGACCC GGACAAGCTATATGTTCATACTACAATATGTATGGGCTGTGCAAGTATGGGCCAAGTTGTAAATTTGACCACCCATCTCCGACATATCCTTATAATTATGGTTTCACTCTGCCTCTGCTTGATTCGTCTATTATAAAGTATCCCAGCAACAACTTCACAATGTCCTCACATGAGACGTTGCCCGGGACGGTATCTAAATCTTCTGAATGGGTTCAGAAAGCGGATCCATCGAACAACAAACGGCGAACTACGGATTCAAAAGTCATAATAGACAGCACAGGTGAAGAGGCAACCTCCGTTTCATGCTCATTACCAGGTGGTTCAGAAAGCTTACAAGATCAATGA